DNA sequence from the Armigeres subalbatus isolate Guangzhou_Male chromosome 1, GZ_Asu_2, whole genome shotgun sequence genome:
CGTGAGAGGCGTGATTATGTGGAATTTACTACCAAATGATTTAACTCTAGAAAGATCTTATGTAACATTTAGGAGGAAATGTATTGAATACTTTAATAATTAATAGTAATTTGATTTATTGGACTGAAATGAATCAATATTGATTGTAATTAAACACTCATTCTACTAGCAAAGCTTATGTAACAATTTAAAAAGACTGTGGTCTTATGTTACTgtttaaatgaattaaataaaaaaacattatttttgccgaaatctcagtaaaagtgacattACGGTTGCCgagatatggtaaatattttgctgaaaatcagtaataaacaaaattttctgccgagatttagtttttaaatttcttgaGCTACCGCGGTGCCAGATATTGCTGAGctttaaaaagaaaaacttagtgTGTGGAATTTGTTACCAACAGAATTTGCCAAATTAAGAACAGAAATCGATTAGTAGCTATTCGCGTTTACGAAGGTAAATTCtgcacgcacagtctgacagttcctTATGGGATTTTACTGTGGAGCAAAAAGAAGGGGTGAtaggcggccatgtttcacgcacagtctgacaggaAGATCCAAATTCAGGTTGCCGGTGAAACAACCTCTCGTTTAATTAGCCAAGGGCTACCACAGGGCGATGTTTGCTCTCCAACTCTATTCAACGTCTATACAGCGGTACTTCATGACGTAAAGGTAGAAGAAGTAATACCACCGTCGATGGTAATACTGGTACAGTATGCCGATGACTTATAAATCAGGCAGTAGCAAGCAGAGGAGAGCCCTTTCTAAGGGAGTTTAAACGGAAAGCGGAACAGTTAAATTTGACAATCAACCCACAAAAAACTAAAGCGATGCTATTTGTTAATAGCTCGAAAGAAATGAAAATCAACTGCGACAATATAACCCTCGAAAACGTTCGAAACCATAAATATTTGGGGCTGATCATTGACAGATCTTTTCGATATGGAGCACATCTGCGAGACCATGCCCAACGGCTAATTGAGCGACAAATCTAATCAAAGGCATAAGTGGAATAAAATACGGTGGCCATCCGCAGACACTTGGTGTGGCTTATAACGCGCTGTTCAAAAGCTGCATGGATTACGGATCCTCAATTTACGGATCTGCCTGCAAGTCAAATTTAGCAAAAATCGACGTGCCTCCGAAAGGTCACTGGCTGTACAAAAACAACCCCATTAACACACTTTACGCGATTGCAGGACAGTTACCATTAGAGTTTCGCCGACTACTCACCGCTGGAAAGCAAGCAGCAAAACACTACTATCGGAATTCAGTTGTGAAACATCAGCTAGAATTCAAGATAAATCAGGACCTGGAACAACATAACGGGCGTCATAGCTTCATCGAGCAAATAGCATTTGATCACTTTTCCATGGTACAAGTAACAGCAACTTCAATCATCAGTAAAAATCAATGGTCGGATTTCCAGATAGAAACAGAATTACCTGGAGGAAAAAAACAACTTATGACAGAACTTTGATTCACGGAAGATACGCAGGAAGGCGTATAATATATACAGATGCCTCTCGTAACTGGGAATCTTGTGGAATCGGGGTGTACGATGCGTCATCTAACTTTCGTCTAAGTCTGAAACTAGAAAATTACGTTTGCATTATGTCCGCTGAGCTGGAGGCCATCTGGGTGGCTCTGCAGTATTTAAGGCGCTCCGGGATGTGCAACGCAGTGATCATGACTGATTCGAAGGCAGGTCTGGAGTTTATCAAGTCAAATATCAATCATACTTTTCGAGACGAGACAGTGCGATGCTTGCACAGGTAGGtacgtttgaaaaattttggTTCCATCGAGTTTTACCTAAGTTTTGGAATAGTTACATAACTTCAGCAAACCCTTTGCATGAGCATTTAGCTGTTTAATCTTTGATATTGAAACCTTTTGTAATTTTCGAGGGTTTTTTGCAACAGTTTCCCCTGCATTGCTCAATATTATACTATTGAAAAGATCAATTGTTTTTTAAATCATTAGACAGCTGTTGAAAGGTTACTCATATCTTAGCTTTTGATAATAACTTCACTATCAGCAGTCccggcgaaactaccatcgtGTCGACTGGAGCCGGTTCCAAAGGTGTGTGCACGACAACATCACTACCAGCGACATCCGACCACACCGGAGGAAATCGACGACCAGCTCCACTCCATCCAAGAGGCAACTGCTAGACtggtaagcaacaccctaaaCATTGATttactcaccaaagatttgatccgtctGCGAAACGTCACTCGCAGACAGTACCAACGTACTGGGCTGCCTGCGCTTAAGGCCCGGTGCAATCGCATGACCaaaattatccaggccagaatggtggacctcagaaatagtgatttttccaataagatccgcgctctccCAGACTGCTAAAccatggcatgatggcctggtgtacaaacttcaacgctacaatctttccAGCTACCtgctgaaaatcatcaacaattatctgtcggcaaggacattccgggtctcaatcaggggagcgagttccaatgcgcacaacatcgtcgcaggcgtcccccagggcagcatcatcgggcccctgcttttcaatctgttcacctccgacatgccagaacctccagaaggcggcattctgtctctgttcgcagatgacacctccatcgtctacaacggtagagtgatcagagcgctagtggcaaaactccaacgaggtctggatgccctgacagagtacctcaccagctggaagatctgtatcaacgcggcgaagacccaggtcatcatttttccccactctaaatcccctaaacatgctCCGcatggggactgtaaaatcgtcctcaatggcacgactgtgaaATGGGCGAATGAGgtcgactaccttggcttggcCATAGACATCAAGCTTATTTTCcgccaacaggttgacaaaacggtgacgtTTTGAAGCTGCTGTacactttgatcaaccgtcggtcgtcattgtccctgaaaaataaacttgctgtctacaatcaaatcatcctccccgtgatcgaatatggcatgccggtctgggagagctgcgtaAAAACTCATCATCTGAAACTCTAACAAGTTCCTGAGAATGATCATAAACACCCTTCCCAGGACAGgaacttctgaggtccaccgtttGGCCGGTATGAAAACTCTACAcgagcgctttggtgagtgtaaggaAAGGTTTGGGGTCCGTTGCTTACAATCGGAGCAGACGACCATTAGGACGCTAGTTCTaatttaggttatcaaattattattgtaaatattagtgtacatagtagttaggttatcaaattttctaaattaatcaATGCCTTCTTAATGCTATTCTGATACATAAGATAAACTttataaattatatttaaatcCCAACCATTGCTATTGAACCGAATCAAACACTTGTAATgtcaaaaataatgtaacaaacaaaaatcaaaaataaatgaatttaagTCAGAAGTCATAACTTCACTCATGTAATCGCCAAAATAATTAaacaaaatgaaatgaaaaaaatcgcaacAAACCTCAAACAGCAACGATTATAGGCAAGGATACATCCACAGTTCgggaaaaggcaaaaaaacctACTGGTTCACCCTCTACCACCGATCATTCTTTTTCTGGCCTCTCGGTCCCAAAACCTATCAATTTCGGAAACGGTGAAAGTATTGACCTATATCGAGCAGAAACACAGAGCAAACTTCAAAACAATACTGATTTCAAAACATCGACGATTGCATGTCTTCTCCAAAACATCAGGGCAAAAAACTGCCGGATACACCAGTGTTAATCACTTTATTTAGATTGATCAATTGATCATATTACCAACATTATCAGTGCTTACATACCTTTTTcccagttcaaatccaatcctcaCTATCGTGACTGTCCGAACCCTCCTCCGGGTTCTCATCCTTCGCAATATTATCATCGACGTCTCCGTTGGGTTCCTCGCGTTGTATCCAACTATTGGTATGCACGTGGGCAATTCTCTCCACATCATTAACCTTGCCACTCGAACGGTCCTGGAACAGTGTTGATCTACACCGCGGTGCGCCGAAGCATCGCCACACCCGCCAGCCCTCCTTATGGTTGTAGAAGTGACAGTACCGATTTCCCTGATACTTCATTATCTCGTGACCTTCGCTGTTCGCCGTCATCCTGAAGTTCTTGTTGCCTTCGATTGCTATCATCGTCTTTCGCTGTTGCTTCTCGATCTTTGGGCTTGGATGCGTATGCTGTTCGATAGTTTCCCTGATGTTGCTGAAGTCCTCGTTGGTGATGAACGCCGCCGTACATCCGGTGGACCGCTCGACACATCGATAGTACAGGAAGCCAGGATCTTTTTTGGTGCTCTGCATGTACTCGTAATCTTTGTACCAACGATGGAGCGCGTTATCTTCTGAGCTCTTACTTACATCCAGTGTTTCAATGATGTAATCAAACTCGTAGATACTCTTCGGTGGATCGGGCATTGGATGGCTGTGTTCGTTAAAGTTGTTGTACTTGACCACTGTTCCGTTAGGAAGCAGAAAGACATACCCGGCGCAGTTGTCGGTTTCCAAGCAGCGACAAGTTTTTGATCCATCCACCCTGGTGCTTACAATGCAGTATCGTATACCTTCGAAAATTAGGAAATCGGTCCGCTGTGTATTTTTGGCTATATGATAATTGGTTGATTCCAACGGAAGGCTTGCCTTTTTTACTTCGACAGCACGCATCCCTTCCTTAAGTTTGAAAGCATCAGGCGGATGATTGTGAGCGTATTTAATCTGATTTCTAAGCGTGATAATAGTGTCGTCCTTGGTGCAGTAGATCACCGTTTGACATTCGGTGGTTCTGCGCATGACACAAAACCAAGACGTACAGTTTCTGTCTTCCAACTTACGGCCACTGTAAATGAAGTAGTGGCCCTCGAACCGAAGGATTTTGGATGTCTTTCGATAGGCTTGATCAGCGGCCTCTTCTGTGCTGGTGAAGCTGCCACAGTAGACGCGCATTTCATTGTCCTTCGATATGTAGATGATCGTTTGGCATGAGGCAGTGGTACATCCGAAAATTTTAATACCGTCCGGCTGTAGGGTAGAATATTAAAAGAAGTTAGGATAATGATAAATATTCTTGATGTTTGGCTCATTTTCAATCAAATACCattgataaaaatattatagCTTGCATGTAAAGAgagctcttccacagttattaacctcGTATTTTCTGAGCAAAGTTACCAATTTTTATATCTTTCCATGGTTTCAAACCCAAATACCAATCGAGCAAATCAAAACTGATATAATATTTATATACCAACAAAATACGTTGTTGTAATCCAATTCAATACTCACTCTTTCCGTCAGCAGTCGATGACGATGATCAGCATAAAGCATAATTTCCCGACCGGTAGAGAATTTCAGCAGCTTGTACGTATGCCTACCCCGACCGCTACTTATCACTTCGTACTCGTTGGACATCTCCTCGTCATACTCATCTTGGGTCATATCCTCTTCTTTTGTGTCCATCAACTGTTCGACATTGTCCGACGGATGATTGTGCTCAAAGTACCGATCTCTCCAGTAAATGATACCCGTAGTGAAACTACTCGTATACAACTGTGAGGGACAATCCGACTCAATGCACTGCCATCCGTACCGAACTTCCTTACCGCTTCTGTACATCCGGTACTTGTAGTACCGATAACCTCCTGCCATGATGTTGATACTGCCATGTCCCGCATTATAAACTATGAAGTTCGTTGAAGTCAAAACCTGAAAGTTTGGGCAAAATTAATGCTCCTTGCTTTTCCTTCTAATTAGGTACTTATATTTTGGTAGTCACTACTCCCACGACTTACCTTGGCTGGTTTCCCATCGATCGCTTCCGGAGTTGACTGATCGATGTTCATGACTTTTCCACGTCGACTTCGCTTTGGGGTTGTCGTCGGAGCGCTCGTACGAGACGATCTGCTAGCATTCAACTTCCGTTTGGCCAAGGGTATGTAATCATCAGCCGAATCGCTGGCATCTTCTTCAAAACTTGACTCAGAATCCTGCTTTGCCTTTGACTTGATAGGCTTgcgttctgttgattttttatcCTTAATGGGCGAATACCGTTTTGGTGGCTTGATCTTACGCTTAGTCACACTTCTCCCAACACCAGTCGAATCAAGATCCTGAGATGATTCAAACGGATCCacgtctttctttcttctcccacGTCTGGCACCGGTGGAAGTAGGAAGTGATATACTGCTGCTAACAGTTTGAAGCTGAGGAGCATTGGCCGTCGCCTCAGGAAGCGATGGGGGTTCGCCTTGCCCTCTGGTTTGATAAAGCAAACGATTGTACTCTACGCATTGTTGCTGGAACTTACTGAAATCCTCCAGATAAGTTAGGCAgcgggaacaaatgcaacaatCCGGCTCAAGTTTGGATTCCAATTTTACCAGCGCTAGGTTACAAATTTTGCGATACAGGTCATTATCGGGATCGTCTCCGTAAGGAAATACGTTCCGTAATTTGAATGCCTTCACGAAGCACAGCCGGCAGAAGTTGTCTTCCTGACTGCCGGCCGCATATTTTACAATATTTTCCCTGGAAAGATTtaggtaaaaaaaataagttgaaTGATTAGATGTGGACAATTTCaactatttataataataaataccTCGCTGTGTCCATAAAAGCGATATAATTGTAACTGATTtccgtaaaaaataaaaattaaagcgATCCTGAACTTATTTACAAACAAACGTTTCTAATGTGAATGTGCTTAACATCAATCTTCAcacattttgacattttgtctGGGTTCATTCATAATGTATGTAACGCCAAGCAAACAAGCCATGCATGGGGGGAATAGGGGAAAAGCAACACCGTGGATATATAAAATATTGTTAGTTGGGTAATGCTAAATATAGGTACTGTAAATATAACGTATACGTAAGGTATGTCAATTCCCTCACCAATATTTCCCACCATTCccatacagtcgcgattcgctggttgggccacgacctcggcccaactaacgaactcggttttttagttgggtcaactgacagccatttgaacacgtgtatttcaacttgaacatcacaaatgatgtccagtgatgcccaatcccgttttccgtgtttacattgaattttgacgtacggttgctttttagttagGGGCagcatgtccaagggcttgacgatccctccccaggccatctgcgagttgtggcgcctgcctataGGATGTGGTGCAcaccaattttttttcgctgaaatccagcaaaattttgctggattttgccgagctgtaaAACCAGCAATCCATTCAGCAAAATTTATTTTGCTGTTCTTCCAGCAAAcatgaaaatcataaaaatgacaGGTACATTACTGTATTTTCAGCAATGTCGGTAACAGTTTGCTGGACGGTCAGTAATACcagaaacaaaataattttctgtatTTCTAGCAATTTATTCTCATTAATTGTATGCAATTTATTCCCATTAATACATTATTACAACACCATGAATTAAAAATcgtaattaattaataaaaatgaaaatagaaAACTTCCCATGACATATATCAGTCATTGTGATCAAGGAATAAAATGttgtaccgtggacccccgataatttgaacggtacctcattcaaactAACGGggttaatttttaatttgaacttctggttactctataagcatcagaaaaactggtttctggctgctctctttgctggtttgttttgattctgcgttccatttcacgatgttccatttttcttctctcgattccacgtggtaAATGACGTttaaaccatttttaatttgaacgatgttcaaaccaacggggttcaaattaaaaagtgttcagattaaaaacggtcatattaccgggggtccacggtattaaatttgtattttcacTTGATTTGCTGCTGATTCATGACATAGGAAACCGATAATTTTTGGTTCAATCATATacatcacttttatttaaaatactTCCATGCAAATACAAATAAAAGGCACGAAGTCAAACGGTAGTGAATGGCTTAATTATGTTAAAAAAAGGCGTATAGTCCAGCGTCCGAATCTATTTCAAATGATTAAATTAGAGAAAAGCAGCGGGGATAGAGCGAGTATGGCGGCCTCGTCTTTACGCgtatttttatttctgcagatGATGATGCATGACTTCAGTTTGACAGGTTAACACGATTGCTGAATTTCCAGCAATAACATGACGTTTGCTGTTTTTGCTGGATTTTAGCAAACAAATTTAATGCTGATCAAGACCCAGCAAACCGTTTTGCTGGAACAAGAAATGAAAGTTTGGTgtgtggggtttgacagtgggccctgttagacctctataaaaagctgcatgtatccgcaagtaggctccgccaaagcgaccgtgtcaaagcgcacaagcccgccaaagcgcacaagcccgagtcctggtgttaggtgggacgcttcaaaaacaaccattacgaacgatatagaagataatacgactcgatacaatcggcaacgacctaggcgacgaataaaggatcacgattggaagcttggaacatggaactgcaagtcgctaggcttcgcaggttgcgacaggataatttacgatgaattacatccccgcaacttcgtcgtcgtagcgttgcaggaaatcggctggacaggacagaaagtgtggaaaagcgggcatcgagcggctaccatCTACCAAAGcagtggcaccaccaacgagctgggaaccggctttctagtgatgggaaagatgcgccaacgtgtgattgggtggcagaaaaattaacgcaaggatgtgcaagctgaggataaaaggccgtttcttcaactgtagcatcatcaacgtgcactgcccacacgaagggagactcgacgacgttctatgcacagctggagcagacatacgatggatgcccactgcgggacgtcaaaatcgtaatCGGTGACAggaacgctcaggttggaagggaggaaatgtatagaccggtccggatagtctgcacaccgtatcgaacgacaacggccaacgatgcataaactttgcagcctcccgcggaatggtagtccgaagcactttcttcccccgcaagaatatccacaaggccatatggaaatcacctaatcaagtaacggaaaaccaaatcgaccacgttctaatagacggtaaattcttctccgacatcacgaacgtacgcacttaccgcagtgcgaatattgaatccgaccactacctcgttgcagtatgtctgcgctcaaaactctcgacggtgtacaacacgcgtcgtagTCGACCGCCGcgactaaacattgggcggctacaagacggtagactagcccaagactacgcgcagcagctggaagtggcactcccaacggaagagcagctagacgcagcatctcttgaagatggctggagagatattcgatccgccattggaagcaccgcaaccgctgcactaggcacggtggctctggatcagagaaacgactggtatgacggtgaatgtgagcagttagttgaggaggagaatgcagcatgagcgagattgctgcaacaccacacgagggcgaacgaggcacaatacaaacgggcgcggaacagacaaaactcgattttccggaggaaaaagcgccagcaggaagatcgagaccgtgaagagacgcacgaaagttctatgagaagttgaaccgttcacgtaagggccacgtgccacagcccgatatgtgtaaggacataaacgggaaccttcttacaaacgagcgtgaggtgatccaaaggtggcggcagcactatacgaagagcacctgaatggcgatatggcagacaacggtggcggtatggtaattaaCCTAAGAGCACGCGCGCacgacatgcgacttccggctccgaatctccaggaaatccaggaggagattggctggctgaaaaacaacaaaacccctggagttgaccaactaccaggagagctgtttaaacacggtggtgaggcactgactagagcgctgcactgggtgattaccaaggtttgggaggatgaggttctgccgcaggagtggatggaaggtgttgtgtgtcccatctacaaaaagggccataagctggattgtagcaactaccgcgcaatcacattgctgaacgccgcctacaaattaccctcccaaattttatgccgccgactaacaccaattgcaagagagtgcgtggggcagtaccaggcgggatttatgggtgaacgctctaccacagaccaggtgttcccatacgtcaggtattgcagaaatgccgcgaata
Encoded proteins:
- the LOC134208254 gene encoding uncharacterized protein LOC134208254, yielding MDTARENIVKYAAGSQEDNFCRLCFVKAFKLRNVFPYGDDPDNDLYRKICNLALVKLESKLEPDCCICSRCLTYLEDFSKFQQQCVEYNRLLYQTRGQGEPPSLPEATANAPQLQTVSSSISLPTSTGARRGRRKKDVDPFESSQDLDSTGVGRSVTKRKIKPPKRYSPIKDKKSTERKPIKSKAKQDSESSFEEDASDSADDYIPLAKRKLNASRSSRTSAPTTTPKRSRRGKVMNIDQSTPEAIDGKPAKVLTSTNFIVYNAGHGSINIMAGGYRYYKYRMYRSGKEVRYGWQCIESDCPSQLYTSSFTTGIIYWRDRYFEHNHPSDNVEQLMDTKEEDMTQDEYDEEMSNEYEVISSGRGRHTYKLLKFSTGREIMLYADHRHRLLTERPDGIKIFGCTTASCQTIIYISKDNEMRVYCGSFTSTEEAADQAYRKTSKILRFEGHYFIYSGRKLEDRNCTSWFCVMRRTTECQTVIYCTKDDTIITLRNQIKYAHNHPPDAFKLKEGMRAVEVKKASLPLESTNYHIAKNTQRTDFLIFEGIRYCIVSTRVDGSKTCRCLETDNCAGYVFLLPNGTVVKYNNFNEHSHPMPDPPKSIYEFDYIIETLDVSKSSEDNALHRWYKDYEYMQSTKKDPGFLYYRCVERSTGCTAAFITNEDFSNIRETIEQHTHPSPKIEKQQRKTMIAIEGNKNFRMTANSEGHEIMKYQGNRYCHFYNHKEGWRVWRCFGAPRCRSTLFQDRSSGKVNDVERIAHVHTNSWIQREEPNGDVDDNIAKDENPEEGSDSHDSEDWI